In one window of Streptomyces zhihengii DNA:
- a CDS encoding DUF7848 domain-containing protein has translation MTRSILRHAAWHLGADTTPGIPQDPQCAVQCGTCGERTEVPAASREAAEDWALEHTGKHPTHQTYRAARVTYWRVSPTGANPYAKKEEADARKAG, from the coding sequence ATGACCAGATCGATCCTCCGGCACGCCGCATGGCACCTCGGCGCCGACACCACCCCCGGCATCCCGCAGGACCCGCAGTGCGCCGTGCAGTGCGGCACCTGCGGCGAACGCACCGAAGTCCCCGCCGCCAGCCGCGAGGCCGCCGAGGACTGGGCCCTGGAGCACACCGGCAAGCACCCCACCCACCAGACCTACCGGGCGGCGCGAGTGACGTACTGGCGCGTCTCCCCCACCGGAGCCAACCCGTACGCGAAAAAGGAGGAGGCCGATGCCCGCAAAGCAGGCTGA
- a CDS encoding helix-turn-helix domain-containing protein — translation MATSPSSSVQAARRVLADRLCDVRRDAGLSGKQLAEHLGWYPSKVSRIEHARTAPSAEDVRAWCLACGVPEHADDLVASLRAVEGMFVEWRRMERAGLHQAQAAVLPLFERTSRFRSYSSWLVPGLLQTRAYTEAVLRAVQRRRVAVDDVEAAVAARIERQQVLLDPGKTFAFLLEESVLLSSIGDRDVLAGQLEHLAAVASRPNLSVGIVPAGPGRSRMPVEGFWIYDTTQVNVELISGYLTITQAHEITQYAGAFAELADQCVYGAAARQVIGQALARLRPGMSS, via the coding sequence ATGGCCACCTCCCCCTCCTCCAGCGTCCAGGCCGCACGCCGCGTCCTGGCAGACCGTCTCTGCGATGTCCGTCGGGACGCCGGCCTGTCCGGTAAGCAACTCGCCGAGCACCTCGGCTGGTACCCCTCGAAGGTCAGCCGCATCGAGCACGCCCGTACGGCTCCGTCCGCAGAAGACGTGAGGGCATGGTGCCTTGCGTGCGGTGTGCCCGAGCACGCGGACGACCTGGTCGCCTCGCTCCGCGCCGTCGAGGGCATGTTCGTCGAGTGGCGGCGTATGGAGCGCGCCGGTCTTCACCAGGCGCAGGCAGCCGTCCTGCCTCTCTTCGAGCGCACCAGCCGCTTCCGCTCGTACTCCTCGTGGCTCGTCCCTGGCCTGCTCCAGACCCGGGCCTACACCGAAGCCGTGCTGCGGGCGGTACAGCGGCGCCGAGTCGCTGTCGATGACGTCGAGGCCGCGGTGGCAGCGCGCATCGAGCGTCAACAGGTGCTGCTGGATCCGGGGAAGACGTTCGCGTTCCTGCTGGAGGAGTCCGTCCTGCTGTCCAGCATCGGCGACCGGGACGTCCTGGCCGGCCAGCTTGAGCACCTGGCCGCCGTCGCGTCCCGACCGAACCTGTCTGTCGGCATTGTCCCGGCAGGCCCTGGCCGGAGCCGTATGCCGGTCGAAGGGTTCTGGATCTACGACACGACGCAGGTCAACGTTGAACTCATCTCCGGCTATCTGACGATCACGCAGGCGCACGAGATCACGCAGTACGCCGGAGCGTTCGCCGAGCTCGCGGACCAGTGCGTGTACGGGGCGGCGGCACGACAGGTGATCGGGCAGGCCCTCGCTCGGCTGCGCCCCGGAATGTCCTCGTAG
- a CDS encoding isocitrate lyase/PEP mutase family protein, whose protein sequence is MDFQTVVARAEHLQHLHAADTPLVLPTVWDAWSARTAADAGFPALTVGSHPLANSRGADDHEGQTFEEVIAAVKRIIAAVDVPVSVDLEAGYGQKPSDLIAALIEVGGVGLNIEDTVHSDGGRVRSTQEHADYIAGLRAAADAAGVPVWVNGRTDLFLHAQDPSSVLDEAIERLRAMEQAGADSVYPVKIQDNDELLTAVIGAVTVPVNSTAHPVKHDLARFRRLGVRRITYGPLLQLAITDAMKDMLGPWTP, encoded by the coding sequence ATGGACTTTCAAACCGTTGTTGCGCGAGCTGAGCACCTCCAGCACCTGCATGCCGCTGACACGCCGCTCGTGCTGCCGACCGTCTGGGACGCCTGGTCCGCACGGACGGCAGCTGACGCCGGTTTCCCCGCACTGACAGTCGGCAGCCACCCGCTCGCCAACTCCCGGGGAGCCGATGACCATGAGGGGCAGACCTTCGAAGAGGTGATCGCCGCTGTCAAGCGCATCATCGCGGCGGTTGATGTGCCCGTCTCCGTAGACCTGGAGGCCGGGTACGGGCAGAAGCCCTCAGATCTCATTGCCGCCCTGATCGAGGTCGGCGGCGTCGGTCTCAACATCGAGGACACCGTCCACTCGGACGGCGGACGCGTGCGCAGCACACAAGAGCACGCCGACTACATCGCTGGTCTGCGCGCGGCGGCCGACGCCGCGGGGGTCCCGGTCTGGGTCAACGGGCGCACCGACCTGTTCCTGCACGCACAGGACCCCTCCAGCGTGCTCGACGAGGCGATCGAGCGTCTGCGGGCGATGGAGCAGGCCGGCGCCGACAGTGTCTACCCCGTCAAGATCCAGGACAACGACGAACTGCTCACGGCAGTGATCGGCGCCGTCACTGTTCCCGTGAACTCCACAGCCCATCCCGTCAAGCACGATCTGGCGCGCTTCCGCCGCCTCGGCGTTCGAAGGATCACCTACGGGCCGCTGCTGCAGCTTGCGATCACGGACGCGATGAAGGACATGCTTGGTCCGTGGACACCCTGA
- the mobF gene encoding MobF family relaxase: MLSVAKVQSRNTWRYYVRGVAFGDGRHPVGQSLKAAQEMAGLPPGRWSGRGLAALGLTAGTEVSERQMELVFGQGRHPDADRIEHHLLDDGADPDTARRATVLGQPIEEIEARNQTPLLALDFTFRPQASLIVLWTLGDAHTRRVIERAHERAVDRALRWIEDEVAETRWASGRGRAKTPALVVAAFRHFENRDGFPLLHEHCLVLNRVQRPDTGGDPKWGALDTRRLYRHVVAAGTLYTLAMTTEVCEELGLATVPREVTPGLRPVMEIAGVDSELIDWSATRRQQIEDVLEGLTYKYAQKHGRLPGEQARHGLGWWAAQDTRREKKTPRPLEQLLAWWKASALLKFGKQMIDGLLHRCRAAGAAIRARVDPVVDTALAAVDVAAVVFTVRGKFARRHVLAEARRHLLETLRGREFTRGLDDYTADRALSDHSRQTTDPQPGRRAPAADQIFYTADFPEPDPWFIAGTGGKPPRESSRYERARVASLAVQGAIRTARTAPAGQADAPAATSTAARTDDQHHDQASAPPHAVDHPGRDAALTPAQRAAAIHVHQQAAMPEEYLEGRTTDPATWLRTPKNLGRLAAFTRAADTRCRATQDRTGSAADPASLVDQHRQEHEQQQEQPDPGEGQGLRL; the protein is encoded by the coding sequence ATGCTGAGTGTCGCGAAGGTCCAGAGTCGTAACACCTGGCGCTACTACGTGCGCGGAGTCGCCTTCGGGGACGGCCGCCACCCGGTCGGCCAGTCCCTCAAAGCCGCCCAGGAGATGGCCGGCCTCCCGCCGGGACGGTGGTCGGGGCGCGGCCTGGCCGCGCTCGGACTCACCGCGGGCACGGAGGTGTCCGAGCGGCAGATGGAGCTGGTCTTCGGGCAGGGCCGGCACCCGGACGCCGACCGGATCGAGCACCACCTCCTGGACGACGGAGCCGACCCGGACACCGCGCGAAGGGCGACCGTGCTCGGGCAGCCGATCGAGGAGATCGAAGCCCGCAATCAGACCCCGCTGCTCGCTCTCGACTTCACCTTCCGCCCGCAGGCGTCCCTGATCGTGCTGTGGACGCTGGGAGACGCCCACACCCGTCGGGTCATCGAGCGGGCGCACGAGCGGGCCGTCGACAGGGCCCTGCGCTGGATCGAGGACGAAGTCGCCGAAACCCGGTGGGCTTCGGGCCGCGGCCGTGCGAAGACGCCGGCCTTGGTGGTCGCCGCCTTCCGGCACTTCGAGAACCGGGATGGCTTCCCGCTCCTGCATGAACACTGCTTGGTCCTCAACCGCGTGCAGCGCCCGGACACGGGCGGTGATCCGAAGTGGGGCGCGCTGGACACCCGCCGCCTCTACCGGCATGTGGTGGCCGCCGGGACGCTCTACACCCTCGCGATGACGACCGAGGTGTGCGAGGAGCTCGGGTTGGCGACGGTGCCCCGGGAGGTGACGCCGGGCCTGCGCCCCGTCATGGAGATAGCCGGTGTCGACTCCGAGCTCATCGACTGGTCGGCCACCCGCCGCCAGCAGATCGAGGATGTCCTGGAAGGCCTGACCTACAAGTACGCGCAGAAACACGGGCGGCTGCCCGGCGAGCAGGCCCGGCACGGCCTGGGGTGGTGGGCGGCGCAGGACACCCGCCGTGAGAAGAAGACCCCGCGCCCGCTGGAGCAGCTGCTCGCGTGGTGGAAGGCGTCCGCGCTGCTGAAGTTCGGCAAGCAGATGATCGACGGGCTCCTTCACCGCTGCCGCGCGGCGGGTGCGGCGATCCGGGCCCGGGTGGACCCGGTCGTGGACACCGCGCTCGCCGCCGTTGACGTCGCCGCGGTCGTCTTCACCGTGCGCGGCAAGTTCGCCCGCCGCCACGTCCTGGCCGAAGCACGCCGCCATCTGCTGGAGACCCTGCGCGGCCGCGAGTTCACGCGCGGACTGGACGACTACACCGCGGACCGCGCCCTGTCCGACCACAGCCGCCAGACCACCGATCCCCAGCCCGGCCGCCGGGCCCCGGCCGCCGACCAGATCTTCTACACCGCCGACTTTCCCGAGCCCGATCCCTGGTTCATCGCCGGCACCGGCGGCAAGCCGCCCCGGGAGTCGTCCCGCTACGAGAGGGCCCGGGTTGCCAGCCTTGCCGTACAGGGCGCGATCCGCACCGCCCGCACCGCTCCCGCCGGGCAGGCCGACGCCCCGGCCGCCACGTCGACTGCCGCGCGTACGGACGACCAGCACCACGACCAGGCGTCAGCCCCACCGCACGCCGTCGACCACCCCGGCCGGGACGCCGCCCTCACCCCGGCGCAGCGGGCCGCCGCCATCCACGTCCATCAGCAGGCCGCTATGCCTGAGGAGTACCTGGAGGGCCGCACCACGGACCCGGCGACGTGGCTGCGCACACCAAAGAATCTGGGTCGGCTTGCAGCCTTCACCCGCGCCGCTGATACCCGCTGCCGCGCCACGCAGGACCGAACTGGTTCAGCGGCCGACCCGGCCAGTCTGGTCGACCAGCACCGCCAGGAGCACGAGCAGCAGCAGGAGCAGCCCGACCCTGGCGAGGGGCAGGGTCTCCGGCTGTGA
- a CDS encoding DUF6879 family protein: MQPPAREALAQAQRSAVHLEMRDAYAPDDPGFLAWQTGARPDPAGKASWWGTWHDHVAEATRRGVAVRRARIVSEPVSDYVRYEHDLTFGNLAAGEQVRWLPRRQTTDLALPGTDFWVFDDELVLFHHFSGEGNLAPDGREHVRDAQRAKACTEAFEAVWRRAIPHSEYHPA; this comes from the coding sequence GTGCAGCCACCCGCCCGTGAGGCCCTGGCCCAAGCCCAACGGTCCGCCGTCCACCTGGAGATGAGGGACGCCTACGCGCCCGACGACCCTGGATTCCTTGCGTGGCAGACCGGCGCCCGGCCCGACCCCGCAGGCAAGGCCTCATGGTGGGGCACCTGGCACGACCACGTCGCCGAAGCGACCCGCCGCGGCGTCGCTGTACGCCGGGCCCGCATCGTCTCGGAGCCGGTCAGCGACTACGTCCGCTACGAGCACGACCTGACCTTCGGCAACCTGGCCGCTGGCGAGCAGGTGCGCTGGCTGCCGCGCCGGCAGACCACGGATCTCGCCCTTCCCGGGACGGACTTCTGGGTTTTCGACGACGAGCTGGTGCTCTTCCACCACTTCAGCGGGGAGGGGAACCTCGCGCCCGACGGACGCGAGCACGTCCGCGACGCGCAGCGAGCGAAGGCGTGCACAGAGGCGTTCGAGGCCGTGTGGCGGCGAGCGATCCCGCACTCGGAGTACCACCCCGCCTGA
- the tpg gene encoding telomere-protecting terminal protein Tpg, which translates to MGEIADAIERADREAFTKDPPKTLKAQIRFLIKQFGSAKAVAEVLGVTADSVNRYRRGARHARPDVAAKIDDVVKARWQPLVRKRRQRQAAATGGITVETRARFGYTAPVGTTDDGRFRRLTVHLPPEYAQRLFDARNAGSGDQEMRHIIAEGFKEVYFQDGGTRAGGLADVEINDIDYLDLDY; encoded by the coding sequence GTGGGGGAGATCGCCGACGCGATCGAGCGGGCCGACCGCGAAGCGTTCACCAAGGACCCGCCCAAGACGCTCAAAGCCCAGATCCGATTCCTCATCAAGCAGTTCGGCAGCGCGAAAGCGGTCGCCGAGGTGCTCGGAGTCACCGCCGACTCCGTCAACCGCTACCGGCGCGGCGCCCGGCACGCCCGCCCGGACGTCGCCGCGAAGATCGACGATGTGGTGAAGGCGCGGTGGCAGCCGCTGGTGCGCAAACGCCGGCAGCGCCAGGCCGCCGCCACCGGCGGGATCACCGTGGAAACCAGAGCCCGCTTCGGCTACACCGCACCCGTCGGCACCACCGACGACGGACGCTTCCGCCGCCTCACCGTCCACCTGCCCCCCGAGTACGCACAGCGCCTCTTCGACGCCCGCAACGCCGGTTCCGGCGACCAGGAGATGCGCCACATCATCGCCGAAGGATTCAAGGAAGTGTATTTCCAGGACGGCGGCACCCGCGCCGGGGGACTGGCAGACGTGGAAATCAACGACATCGACTACCTCGATCTGGACTACTGA